A genomic region of Arachis stenosperma cultivar V10309 chromosome 9, arast.V10309.gnm1.PFL2, whole genome shotgun sequence contains the following coding sequences:
- the LOC130947818 gene encoding probable LRR receptor-like serine/threonine-protein kinase At1g05700: MMANSLHSLFLLLGILSFLALVLGQDQSEFTSIDCGLPENSNYTEKSTGINYISDANFIDSGVSKTVSPQDKATHQQYFTYLRSFPSGTRNCYRINVTSATRYLIRTSFLYGNYDGLNKLPQFDIYLGVHFWDTVKFTNSSLSKNYEIIHTPSLDYIHICMVNKGTGTPFISVIEMRILNNATYTTEKPSTSLALFRRLDFGSITNLTYRYKDDPYDRIWEPYWDNKWTQLSSRLGNDDLIQNDFKPPVVVMETAATPRNVTASLDFNWEIDDETEHQYYFYLHFAELQKLGPNQTRSFNTTINDVTWNAALQLKYHQVHTRNTLTGPWLLTKRGHISLIRTQSSTLPPIINALEIYFARDFSELETQKNDVDAVTNIKRAYRMDSRNWEGDPCAPIAYKWQGVECSSFDGFLRITSLNLSSSGLTGHIPADISKLTMLKSLDLSDNGLSGNIPSFLAQMQSLEYLNLANNNLTGSVSNELLQKQSDGQLSLSVGQNPNLCASTSCNHQTNDTRKKNNNASITVVASIAGILLLLVIVEAVIIFRLKKQYASTTIFRKRRNSMKGSQLESKQRQYSFNEVVKMTNNFDKILGRGGFGKVYHGFIDDIQVAVKMLSLSSVQGYQQFVAEVKLLMRVYHRNLTSLIGYCNEKTNIGLIYEYMANGNLDEHLSGTNKEKSLNWEDRLRIALDAAQGLEYLHNGCKPPIIHRDVKCSNILLNEKFHAKLADFGLSKCFAADSDTHVSTIVAGTPGYLDPEYTTSNRLTEKSDVYSFGVVLLRIITGQPVIILREDMTDHISQRVNSMVIEGDITRIVDSRMQGGFDNGSAWRVVEIAMASVSASSMERPYMSDIVKELKECLAAELGRKHNSCDLQNEDLVGHVSVNLISTDMTPLAR, from the exons ATGATGGCAAATTCTCTCCATTCTCTTTTTCTACTGCTTGGAATTCTGTCTTTCTTAGCACTGGTCCTAGGCCAGGATCAATCAG AATTCACTAGCATAGATTGTGGACTACCTGAAAATTCCAACTACACTGAGAAGAGCACAGGAATCAATTATATTTCAGATGCTAATTTCATTGATTCTGGTGTGAGTAAGACTGTATCGCCCCAAGATAAAGCTACTCATCAACAATATTTTACTTACCTTCGGAGCTTTCCTAGCGGAACAAGAAACTGTTACAGAATAAATGTAACAAGTGCTACTAGATATTTAATCAGAACTAGTTTCTTGTATGGAAACTATGATGGTCTTAATAAGCTCCCACAATTTGATATTTATCTCGGAGTTCATTTTTGGGACACAGTGAAATTCACAAATTCATCACTCAGTAAAAATTATGAGATCATACACACTCCATCACTGGATTATATCCATATCTGTATGGTTAACAAAGGCACAGGGACACCGTTCATTTCAGTTATAGAAATGAGGATTTTGAACAATGCTACTTATACCACTGAAAAGCCGTCTACATCATTGGCACTATTCCGAAGGTTGGATTTTGGTTCTATCACCAATTTAACATACAG GTATAAAGATGATCCATATGATCGAATATGGGAGCCTTATTGGGACAACAAGTGGACACAATTAAGCAGCAGACTTGGCAACGATGACTTGATTCAGAATGACTTTAAACCACCAGtagttgtgatggagactgcaGCTACACCAAGAAACGTTACTGCTTCATTAGACTTCAACTGGGAGATTGATGATGAAACCGAGCACCAATACTATTTCTACTTACACTTCGCTGAGCTCCAGAAGTTGGGTCCAAATCAAACAAGATCATTCAATACCACCATAAATGACGTGACTTGGAATGCAGCATTACAACTCAAATACCATCAAGTACACACCAGAAATACTCTAACCGGACCTTGGCTTCTAACAAAAAGGGGTCACATTTCACTTATTCGGACACAATCTTCCACCCTTCCACCCATCATCAATGCTCTTGAGATTTATTTTGCTAGAGATTTTTCAGAGTTAGAAACCCAAAAAAATGACG TGGATGCAGTCACAAACATCAAGAGAGCTTATAGGATGGACAGTAGAAACTGGGAAGGAGATCCATGTGCTCCCATTGCATACAAGTGGCAAGGTGTAGAGTGTAGCTCTTTTGATGGCTTTCTAAGAATCACATCCTT GAATTTGTCTTCAAGTGGACTCACCGGACATATACCGGCTGATATCTCCAAGCTTACCATGTTAAAATCCTT AGATTTATCGGACAATGGCTTAAGTGGGAATATACCTTCTTTTCTGGCACAAATGCAATCACTAGAATACTT AAACTTGGCAAACAACAATCTAACAGGTTCAGTTTCAAATGAACTCCTTCAAAAACAAAGTGATGGTCAACTATCCTTGAG TGTGGGACAAAATCCAAATCTATGTGCATCAACTTCATGCAACCATCAAACAAATGATACAAGAAAGAAGAATAATAATGCAAGCATTACAGTGGTAGCATCAATTGCAGGGATATTACTGCTTCTAGTAATTGTTGAAGCAGTTATAATCTTTCGCCTAAAAAAGCAATATG CTTCTACGACCATTTTTAGGAAACGTCGGAATTCAATGAAGGGGTCGCAACTGGAATCAAAGCAACGGCAATATTCATTTAATGAGGTTGTTAAGATGACCAACAACTTTGATAAGATTCTTGGTAGAGGTGGATTCGGAAAGGTTTACCATGGCTTTATTGACGACATTCAAGTGGCTGTCAAGATGCTTTCGCTATCATCCGTGCAAGGATATCAACAATTTGTTGCCGAG GTTAAGCTTCTAATGAGAGTCTATCACCGAAATCTAACGTCTCTCATTGGTTATTGCAATGAAAAAACTAACATAGGACTCATCTATGAATACATGGCAAATGGAAATTTAGATGAACATCTTTCAGGTACC AATAAGGAGAAGTCCTTAAATTGGGAAGATAGACTTCGAATAGCATTGGATGCAGCCCAAG gATTGGAATATCTGCATAATGGTTGTAAGCCACCTATAATCCACAGAGATGTGAAATGCTCCAATATTCTACTAAACGAAAAATTTCATGCCAAACTCGCTGATTTTGGATTGTCCAAATGCTTTGCGGCCGACAGCGATACGCATGTGTCGACAATTGTGGCTGGAACTCCAGGCTACTTAGATCCTGA GTACACGACATCAAACAGATTGACAGAGAAAAGTGATGTATATAGTTTTGGAGTAGTTCTTTTAAGGATAATCACGGGTCAACCGGTTATAATTTTAAGGGAAGACATGACTGATCATATAAGTCAACGAGTTAATTCCATGGTTATTGAAGGGGATATAACACGTATTGTTGACTCAAGAATGCAAGGAGGTTTTGACAATGGTTCTGCATGGAGAGTGGTTGAAATTGCAATGGCTTCTGTGTCTGCCAGTTCTATGGAAAGGCCATACATGAGTGATATAGTGAAAGAGTTAAAGGAGTGTTTGGCTGCAGAGTTAGGTCGAAAACATAATAGTTGTGACCTTCAAAATGAAGATTTAGTTGGGCATGTCAGTGTCAATTTGATTAGTACTGATATGACTCCCTTGGCTAGATAA
- the LOC130947817 gene encoding uncharacterized protein LOC130947817 isoform X1, giving the protein MSSQEKSLTLGGNEQQHADADAAASCRRKVSLPAQKEELQLALLKTPFGENLFLDRVCDLFEFHSYLCKVDPFCFLLLWLPKVAKMETSKKTMHEGYGNYSG; this is encoded by the exons ATGAGTTCTCAGGAGAAATCTCTGACTTTGGGTGGAAATGAACAACAACATGCTGATGCTGATGCAGCAGCTTCTTgcagaagaaaagtttctctgCCAGCTCAAAAG GAAGAGCTGCAATTGGCACTATTGAAGACCCCATTTGGCGAGAATCTTTTCCTTGATAGG GTGTGTGATCTCTTCGAATTCCATTCTTATTTGTGTAAAGTTGACCCCTTTTGTTTTTTGCTACTGTGGCTACCGAAGGTGGCGAAAATGGAGACGTCGAAGAAAACCATGCATGAGGGTTATGGAAATTACTCGGG ATGA
- the LOC130947817 gene encoding uncharacterized protein LOC130947817 isoform X2: protein MSSQEKSLTLGGNEQQHADADAAASCRRKVSLPAQKEELQLALLKTPFGENLFLDRVAKMETSKKTMHEGYGNYSG, encoded by the exons ATGAGTTCTCAGGAGAAATCTCTGACTTTGGGTGGAAATGAACAACAACATGCTGATGCTGATGCAGCAGCTTCTTgcagaagaaaagtttctctgCCAGCTCAAAAG GAAGAGCTGCAATTGGCACTATTGAAGACCCCATTTGGCGAGAATCTTTTCCTTGATAGG GTGGCGAAAATGGAGACGTCGAAGAAAACCATGCATGAGGGTTATGGAAATTACTCGGG ATGA